A window of the Oryza brachyantha chromosome 5, ObraRS2, whole genome shotgun sequence genome harbors these coding sequences:
- the LOC107304198 gene encoding E3 ubiquitin-protein ligase RZF1-like: MSNRATHWCYVCRRPVRIGGAGQGVVTCPSCNDGFVQEMSETGRRATSSTLGFVGGPEDDVVDFLGRRARMMEAISTFMATMGEHDVHGGHGGAGPVVILGGGGGGGVVLPTHAGLGALFRGGRRPSLEALLERLHQQQQLGNSSHGPPPASPSAIDAMPAVTISRRHLHAEPRCPVCQDVFELGAEAREMPCSHLYHAACIVPWLVQHNSCPVCRHPLPAPSPSGSTTATASDGATGGERRTRRGSRTLLRPFGPSSSSSSRSHSHECEESSSDMTVYEDPGQVSRIRWHYNH, from the coding sequence ATGTCGAACAGAGCCACCCACTGGTGCTACGTGTGCCGGCGGCCGGTTCgcatcggcggcgccggccaagGCGTCGTCACCTGCCCAAGCTGCAACGACGGCTTCGTCCAAGAGATGAGCGAGACGGGTCGGAGGGCGACGAGCAGCACGCTCGGGTTCGTCGGCGGGCCAGAGGACGACGTCGTCGACTTCCTCGGCCGGCGAGCCCGGATGATGGAGGCGATCTCCACCTTCATGGCAACGATGGGCGAGCACGACGTCCATggcgggcacggcggcgccggtccCGTCGTGatactcggcggcggcggcggcggcggcgtcgtgctgCCTACGCACGCGGGACTCGGCGCCCTCTTCAGGGGAGGCCGCCGTCCCAGCCTGGAGGCACTCCTCGAGCGGctgcatcagcagcagcagctggggAACAGCAGCCATGGCCCTCctccggcctcgccgtcggcgatcGACGCCATGCCCGCGGTGACGATCAGCCGCCGGCACCTCCACGCCGAGCCGCGGTGCCCGGTTTGCCAGGACGTGTTCGAGCTCGGCGCCGAGGCGCGGGAGATGCCTTGCAGCCACCTCTACCACGCCGCCTGCATCGTGCCATGGCTGGTCCAGCACAACTCCTGCCCCGTCTGCCGCcacccgctgccggcgccgtcgccgtcaggtTCAACGACGGCGACCGCTTCTGACGGAGCtaccggcggcgagaggcgaaCCAGGCGTGGGTCGCGGACGTTGCTCCGGCCATTTGGACCGTCTAGCTCTAGCTCTAGCAGGTCCCACTCTCACGAGTGCGAGGAGAGCTCGAGCGACATGACGGTCTATGAAGATCCTGGTCAAGTTAGCCGCATCCGATGGCATTACAACCACTGA
- the LOC102713273 gene encoding transcription elongation factor SPT6 homolog isoform X2: MAGRTVLSDEEDEIEVEEEEEEEEENPRPSRRGRDDMDDRDDDDDEEDEEDEGQDEYEKDGFIVDDADEEEEEDEERESDDERRKKKRKKKKKRESEGFMLDEDDYELLQDNNITGIQRPKPGNKFKRLKKAGRESEMDERSGFSDDDGSGKRRTAEERVQYSLFGDHQDTPIEEDIVEDDQQADEDEDGDPEDEMAGFIVDEDEIDANGQVVKRKKGKGKPRRPASASGVSSSALQEAHDIFGDVDELLALRKQELERDAANSGELRGNRLEDEFEPFILAEKYMTPKDEQIRENDVPERMQLSEELTGFPPTDTTMVEEESVWIHSQLTGEGFLSFFSNEHVNKDIDQKDIASVLTMLHVNKFEIPFIAMYRKETCPSLLKDLDGNEHGNEEQGDEEYARKMRWHKLLWAVQTLDKKWLLLQKRKNALEMYYEKRFDDENQRIDDVTRQTLNQQLYSSIIEALKDAKSEKEVEDVDAKFNLHFPPGEIEEEGQFKRPKRKSLYSICHKAGLWEVANQFGRSAEQLGHHLTLTKIPEAGELDSGKESPEEVAANFTCAMFETPQDVLRGARHMAAVEIGCEPIVRKHIRSIFMNKAVVSTCPTPEGNLIIDPYHQLSGVKWLRDKPLNKFVDAQWLLIQKAEEEKLLKVTIKLPESAKKELMSEARENYLSDCVSKSAQLWDEQRKMILDDAFFNFLLPSMEKEARSLLTAKAKIWLNMEYGKQLWDKVSVAPWKKKDADKKDSDIDLDDESELRVMACCWGPGKPATTFVMLDASGELVDVLYAGSISVRSQGVAEQQRKKNDQQRVLKFMTDHQPHVVCVGASNYNCRQLKDDIYEVIFKIVEDHPRDVNPQMENFSIVYGDESVPRLYENSRISSDQLPGQSGIVKRAVALGRYLQNPLAMVATLCGPGKEILSWKLHPLEQFLTPDEKYEVVEQVMVDATNQIGFDVNLAASHEWHFSTLQFVAGLGPRKASALQKELLREGSIFSRKDLVKPLGRKVFMNASGFLRVRRSGGAAASAQIIDLLEDTRIHPESYALAKTLAKDVYAEEAPHEANEMDDDEQEMAIEHVRENPRMLESLDIREYMKSMPEEFHKEETLKDIKLELRCGFSDWRTPYAEPTPDEEFWMLSGETEDTISDGRIVQVTVRSIQDNRIICTFDSGLKAIVMADNYSDEGFDLETLQLHEGDVLTGKIKNVNKNRFMVYLTCKASEMRRRPFSRGNHDPYYHEQDMSSQNEQDKIRKQKELAKKHFKPRMIVHPHFQNLTAEEAMQFLSDKEPGEKVIRPSSRGPSFLTLTLKIFDGVFAHKEITEGGKDHKDITSLLRLGKTLTIDNETFEDLDEVIDRYVDPLVGHLKSMLSYRKFRKGLKSEVDDLLRAEKAENPMRIVYCFGISHEHPGTFILSYIRSTNPHHEYVGLYPKGYRFRKRDFDNIDRLVSYFQKHIDKPPPDSGPSMRNVAAMVPMKSSGWGSGGGAGDGNDRDRPFSGRSGGRFDSRNNSGGRGRGRGGRGRGNFGGDDGGGGWSSDGGGGGNSGGWTDNIGSGGGGWGSGGTGGGSSWGGGGGGDGGSGGGDAAGWGGDNNRDSGGGAGWGTPAGGSNDASGWGGGKKTVPAPDGGSGWGSSGGGGGWAA, encoded by the exons ATGGCTGGTCGCACGGTGCTCTCTGACGAGGAAG ATGAAATCgaggtcgaggaggaggaggaggaggaggaggagaatcCGCGGCCTTCGCGGAGGGGAAGGGACGATATGGACGATCGGGACGACGATGATGACGAGGAGGATGAAGAAG ATGAAGGTCAGGACGAATATGAGAAGGATGGCTTCATAGTTGATGATgcagatgaggaggaggaggaggatgaagaGAGGGAAAGTGATGATGAGAgacggaaaaagaaaagaaaaaagaagaagaaaag GGAATCAGAAGGGTTCATGCTTGATGAGGATGACTATGAGTTGCTTCAGGATAATAACATCACTGGCATTCAACGTCCCAAGCCT GGAAACAAATTTAAGCGCCTGAAGAAGGCAGGAAGAGAATCTGAAATGGATGAGCGCTCTGGCTTCTCTGATGATGATGGCTCAGGAAAAAGGCGTACTGCTGAGGAAAGAGTTCAGTACTCCTTATTTGGTGACCATCAAG ACACGCCTATCGAGGAAGACATTGTTGAGGATGATCAGCAGGCAGATGAAGATGAGGATGGTGATCCTGAAGATGAAATGGCCGGCTTCATTGTGGATGAAGATGAAATTGACGCAAATGGTCAAGTTGTAAA AAGGAAGAAGGGTAAAGGAAAACCACGACGACCAGCTTCAGCTTCAGGGGTATCATCATCTGCCTTGCAAGAGGCTCATGATATatttggtgatgttgatgaacTATTAGCACTGAGAAAGCAAGAGCTCGAGAGGGATGCTGCTAATTCTGGTGAGTTGAGAGGAAACAGGCTTGAAGACGAGTTTGAGCCATTTATTCTTGCTGAGAAGTATATGACACCAAAAGATGAACAAATAAGAGAGAACGATGTACCTGAGAGGATGCAG CTGTCTGAAGAGCTAACTGGGTTTCCTCCAACAGACACCACAATGGTAGAGGAAGAAAGTGTATGGATACATAGCCAACTAACTGGTGAAGggtttttgtcattttttagcAATGAGCATGTGAACAAGGACATTGATCAGAAGGACATTGCAAGTGTCTTGACCATGTTACATGTCAACAAATTTGAA ATTCCCTTCATCGCTATGTATAGGAAGGAAACTTGCCCAAGTCTGTTAAAAGATCTTGATGGCAATGAACATGGCAATGAAGAACAGGGTGATGAAGAATATGCTCGCAAAATGAGGTGGCACAAG TTGCTTTGGGCTGTTCAGACTTTAGACAAAAAGTGGCTGCTGCTTCAGAAGCGCAAGAATGCTTTGGAGATGTACTATGAAAAAAGATTCGATGATGAGAATCAAAGAATAGATGATGTGACACGGCAGACACTAAACCAGCAACTTTATAGCTCCATTATTGAAGCATTGAAGGACGCAAAATCTGAGAAAGAGGTGGAAGATGTTGATGCAAAATTCAATCTGCATTTCCCTCCTGGAGAAATTGAAGAAGAAGGCCAATTTAAGCGGCCAAAAAGGAAATCATTGTACAGTATTTGTCACAAGGCAGGGTTATGGGAGGTTGCAAATCAATTTGGTCGGAGTGCTGAGCAGTTAGGTCACCATCTCACATTAACGAAGATACCT GAAGCAGGAGAACTTGATAGTGGGAAAGAATCTCCTGAAGAGGTTGCTGCAAATTTCACATGTGCAATGTTTGAAACACCACAAGATGTTCTTAGGGGTGCCAGACACATG GCAGCAGTTGAGATTGGGTGTGAGCCTATTGTAAGAAAGCATATCCGGAGCATCTTCATGAACAAAGCTGTGGTCTCAACATGCCCTACACCTGAAGGCAATTTGATCATAGATCCCTATCATCAACTATCAGGTGTTAAATGGCTGCGTGACAAGCCATTAAACAAGTTTGTTGATGCACAATGGCTTCTTATTCAGAAAGCAGAGGAAGAAAAGCTCCTCAAAGTTACGATAAAACTGCCAGAAAGTGCAAAGAAAGAGCTCATGTCTGAGGCTCGTGAAAATTACTTAAGTGACTGTGTCAGCAAATCTGCACAATTATGGGATGAGCAACGGAAGATGATACTGGATGATGCATTCTTCAATTTCCTTCTTCCATCAATGGAAAAAGAAGCTCGATCTCTGTTGACAGCGAaagccaaaatttggcttaATATGGAATATGGGAAGCAATTGTGGGACAAGGTCTCTGTGGCTCcttggaagaaaaaggatgCGGACAAGAAGGATTCTGACATTGATCTGGATGATGAATCGGAGTTGAGGGTTATGGCCTGTTGCTGGGGTCCTGGGAAGCCAGCAACCACTTTTGTAATGTTAGACGCATCTGGAGAATTGGTTGATGTTCTATATGCGGGTTCTATCAGTGTTAGATCTCAAGGTGTTGCCGAGCAGCAACGGAAGAAGAATGACCAGCAGCGAGTTTTGAAGTTTATGACTGATCATCAGCCTCATGTCGTATGTGTAGGAGCATCAAACTATAATTGCAGGCAACTCAAGGATGACATTtatgag gttatttttaaaatcgtGGAAGATCATCCAAGAGATGTGAACCCACAAATGGAGAACTTTAGCATTGTTTATGGCGACGAGTCTGTGCCTCGTTTGTACGAGAACTCACGGATATCTTCAGATCAACTACCTGGCCAGTCAG gtaTTGTGAAACGGGCTGTGGCACTTGGTCGGTACCTGCAGAATCCATTGGCTATGGTTGCAACACTCTGTGGACCTGGAAAAGAGATACTTTCATGGAAACTGCACCCCCTTGAACAGTTCCTTACTCCTGATGAGAaatatgaagttgttgagcaaGTTATGGTTGATGCAACAAATCAAATAGGCTTCGATGTTAATCTTGCTGCTAGCCATGAGTGGCATTTTTCAACTCTACAATTTGTTGCTGGTTTGGGGCCACGTAAAGCTTCAGCTTTACAGAAAGAATTGCTACGTGAAGGATCCATTTTTAGTCGCAAAGATCTTGTAAAACCTCTGGGCAGGAAAGTATTCATGAATGCATCTGGCTTTTTACGTGTTCGCCGTAGTGGTGGAGCTGCAGCTAGTGCTCAAATCATTGATCTACTTGAGGATACAAGGATACATCCTGAGTCATATGCATTAGCGAAAACTTTGGCAAAGGATGTCTATGCTGAGGAAGCACCACATGAAGCAAATGAGATGGATGATGATGAACAAGAGATGGCAATTGAGCATGTAAGAGAAAATCCACGTATGCTGGAATCGCTCGACATTCGTGAGTACATGAAGAGTATGCCAGAAGAGTTCCATAAAGAGGAAACACTGAAAGATATAAAGTTGGAACTGCGGTGCGGTTTTTCTGATTGGAGGACCCCCTATGCAGAACCAACTCCAGATGAGGAATTCTGGATGCTTTCTGGGGAAACTGAGGACACCATATCAGATGGAAGGATTGTTCAAGTCACTGTTCGTAGTATACAAGATAACCGAATCATTTGCACCTTCGACTCTGGTCTGAAAGCCATAGTTATGGCTGACAACTATTCTGATGAGGGCTTTGATCTAGAAACGCTGCAGTTACATGAAGGTGATGTATTAACGGGCAAAATTAAGAATGTGAATAAAAACAGGTTCATGGTTTACTTAACATGCAAGGCCAGTGAAATGAGGAGAAGACCATTTTCCAGAGGTAACCATGATCCATACTATCATGAACAAGACATGAGTTCTCAGAATGAACAAGATAAGATTCGGAAACAAAAAGAACTGGCAAAGAAACATTTCAAGCCCCGAATGATTGTCCATCCTCACTTTCAGAACTTGACAGCCGAAGAAGCTATGCAG TTCTTATCTGACAAAGAACCTGGTGAGAAGGTCATTCGGCCTAGTTCTAGGGGGCCGTCATTTCTGACACTTActctgaaaatttttgatgGCGTCTTTGCGCACAAGGAGATAACTGAAGGTGGGAAGGATCATAAAGATATTACAAGCTTGCTTCGGCTTGGAAAAACATTGACAATTGATAATGAAACTTTTGAAGATCTTGATGAG GTTATAGATAGGTACGTGGATCCTTTGGTAGGGCACCTGAAGAGCATGCTCTCGTACCGCAAATTCAGGAAGGGTTTAAAAAGTGAGGTTGATGATTTGTTAAGGGCAGAGAAAGCAGAGAATCCTATGAGAATAGTGTATTGTTTTGGCATATCTCATGAGCATCCAGGCACATTTATTTTGTCTTACATTAGGAGTACAAATCCACATCATGAGTATGTTGGGCTATACCCAAAGGGCTATAGATTTCGGAAGAGGGACTTTGACAATATTGATCGTCTAGTGTCCTATTTCCAGAAGCATATTGACAAACCACCACCTGATTCTGGTCCATCAATGCGAAATGTTGCTGCAATGGTACCTATGAAAAGTTCAGGTTGGGGTTCTGGTGGTGGAGCTGGAGATGGTAACGACAGGGATAGACCTTTCTCTGGAAGATCAG GAGGCAGGTTTGATTCAAGGAACAACTCTGGTGGTCGTGGACGTGGTCGTGGTGGTCGTGGTCGAGGCAACTTTGGCGGTGATGATGGTGGTGGAGGTTGGAGCagcgacggtggcggtggcggcaacaGTGGGGGATGGACTGATAACATTGGGAGTGGCGGAGGTGGATGGGGCTCAGGTGGCACAGGTGGTGGTTCCTCatggggaggcggtggcggcggggatgGAGGATCTGGAGGTGGGGATGCTGCTGGGTGGGGTGGTGACAACAACCGTGATAGTGGCGGCGGTGCAGGCTGGGGAACACCTGCCGGTGGCTCCAACGACGCATCAGGATGGGGCGGTGGTAAAAAGACTGTCCCAGCGCCGGACGGTGGAAGCGGGTGGGGAtcttccggcggcggcggtggctgggCTGCATGA
- the LOC102713273 gene encoding transcription elongation factor SPT6 homolog isoform X1, protein MAGRTVLSDEEDEIEVEEEEEEEEENPRPSRRGRDDMDDRDDDDDEEDEEDEGQDEYEKDGFIVDDADEEEEEDEERESDDERRKKKRKKKKKRESEGFMLDEDDYELLQDNNITGIQRPKPGNKFKRLKKAGRESEMDERSGFSDDDGSGKRRTAEERVQYSLFGDHQDTPIEEDIVEDDQQADEDEDGDPEDEMAGFIVDEDEIDANGQVVKRKKGKGKPRRPASASGVSSSALQEAHDIFGDVDELLALRKQELERDAANSGELRGNRLEDEFEPFILAEKYMTPKDEQIRENDVPERMQLSEELTGFPPTDTTMVEEESVWIHSQLTGEGFLSFFSNEHVNKDIDQKDIASVLTMLHVNKFEIPFIAMYRKETCPSLLKDLDGNEHGNEEQGDEEYARKMRWHKLLWAVQTLDKKWLLLQKRKNALEMYYEKRFDDENQRIDDVTRQTLNQQLYSSIIEALKDAKSEKEVEDVDAKFNLHFPPGEIEEEGQFKRPKRKSLYSICHKAGLWEVANQFGRSAEQLGHHLTLTKIPEAGELDSGKESPEEVAANFTCAMFETPQDVLRGARHMAAVEIGCEPIVRKHIRSIFMNKAVVSTCPTPEGNLIIDPYHQLSGVKWLRDKPLNKFVDAQWLLIQKAEEEKLLKVTIKLPESAKKELMSEARENYLSDCVSKSAQLWDEQRKMILDDAFFNFLLPSMEKEARSLLTAKAKIWLNMEYGKQLWDKVSVAPWKKKDADKKDSDIDLDDESELRVMACCWGPGKPATTFVMLDASGELVDVLYAGSISVRSQGVAEQQRKKNDQQRVLKFMTDHQPHVVCVGASNYNCRQLKDDIYEVIFKIVEDHPRDVNPQMENFSIVYGDESVPRLYENSRISSDQLPGQSGIVKRAVALGRYLQNPLAMVATLCGPGKEILSWKLHPLEQFLTPDEKYEVVEQVMVDATNQIGFDVNLAASHEWHFSTLQFVAGLGPRKASALQKELLREGSIFSRKDLVKPLGRKVFMNASGFLRVRRSGGAAASAQIIDLLEDTRIHPESYALAKTLAKDVYAEEAPHEANEMDDDEQEMAIEHVRENPRMLESLDIREYMKSMPEEFHKEETLKDIKLELRCGFSDWRTPYAEPTPDEEFWMLSGETEDTISDGRIVQVTVRSIQDNRIICTFDSGLKAIVMADNYSDEGFDLETLQLHEGDVLTGKIKNVNKNRFMVYLTCKASEMRRRPFSRGNHDPYYHEQDMSSQNEQDKIRKQKELAKKHFKPRMIVHPHFQNLTAEEAMQFLSDKEPGEKVIRPSSRGPSFLTLTLKIFDGVFAHKEITEGGKDHKDITSLLRLGKTLTIDNETFEDLDEVIDRYVDPLVGHLKSMLSYRKFRKGLKSEVDDLLRAEKAENPMRIVYCFGISHEHPGTFILSYIRSTNPHHEYVGLYPKGYRFRKRDFDNIDRLVSYFQKHIDKPPPDSGPSMRNVAAMVPMKSSGWGSGGGAGDGNDRDRPFSGRSAGGRFDSRNNSGGRGRGRGGRGRGNFGGDDGGGGWSSDGGGGGNSGGWTDNIGSGGGGWGSGGTGGGSSWGGGGGGDGGSGGGDAAGWGGDNNRDSGGGAGWGTPAGGSNDASGWGGGKKTVPAPDGGSGWGSSGGGGGWAA, encoded by the exons ATGGCTGGTCGCACGGTGCTCTCTGACGAGGAAG ATGAAATCgaggtcgaggaggaggaggaggaggaggaggagaatcCGCGGCCTTCGCGGAGGGGAAGGGACGATATGGACGATCGGGACGACGATGATGACGAGGAGGATGAAGAAG ATGAAGGTCAGGACGAATATGAGAAGGATGGCTTCATAGTTGATGATgcagatgaggaggaggaggaggatgaagaGAGGGAAAGTGATGATGAGAgacggaaaaagaaaagaaaaaagaagaagaaaag GGAATCAGAAGGGTTCATGCTTGATGAGGATGACTATGAGTTGCTTCAGGATAATAACATCACTGGCATTCAACGTCCCAAGCCT GGAAACAAATTTAAGCGCCTGAAGAAGGCAGGAAGAGAATCTGAAATGGATGAGCGCTCTGGCTTCTCTGATGATGATGGCTCAGGAAAAAGGCGTACTGCTGAGGAAAGAGTTCAGTACTCCTTATTTGGTGACCATCAAG ACACGCCTATCGAGGAAGACATTGTTGAGGATGATCAGCAGGCAGATGAAGATGAGGATGGTGATCCTGAAGATGAAATGGCCGGCTTCATTGTGGATGAAGATGAAATTGACGCAAATGGTCAAGTTGTAAA AAGGAAGAAGGGTAAAGGAAAACCACGACGACCAGCTTCAGCTTCAGGGGTATCATCATCTGCCTTGCAAGAGGCTCATGATATatttggtgatgttgatgaacTATTAGCACTGAGAAAGCAAGAGCTCGAGAGGGATGCTGCTAATTCTGGTGAGTTGAGAGGAAACAGGCTTGAAGACGAGTTTGAGCCATTTATTCTTGCTGAGAAGTATATGACACCAAAAGATGAACAAATAAGAGAGAACGATGTACCTGAGAGGATGCAG CTGTCTGAAGAGCTAACTGGGTTTCCTCCAACAGACACCACAATGGTAGAGGAAGAAAGTGTATGGATACATAGCCAACTAACTGGTGAAGggtttttgtcattttttagcAATGAGCATGTGAACAAGGACATTGATCAGAAGGACATTGCAAGTGTCTTGACCATGTTACATGTCAACAAATTTGAA ATTCCCTTCATCGCTATGTATAGGAAGGAAACTTGCCCAAGTCTGTTAAAAGATCTTGATGGCAATGAACATGGCAATGAAGAACAGGGTGATGAAGAATATGCTCGCAAAATGAGGTGGCACAAG TTGCTTTGGGCTGTTCAGACTTTAGACAAAAAGTGGCTGCTGCTTCAGAAGCGCAAGAATGCTTTGGAGATGTACTATGAAAAAAGATTCGATGATGAGAATCAAAGAATAGATGATGTGACACGGCAGACACTAAACCAGCAACTTTATAGCTCCATTATTGAAGCATTGAAGGACGCAAAATCTGAGAAAGAGGTGGAAGATGTTGATGCAAAATTCAATCTGCATTTCCCTCCTGGAGAAATTGAAGAAGAAGGCCAATTTAAGCGGCCAAAAAGGAAATCATTGTACAGTATTTGTCACAAGGCAGGGTTATGGGAGGTTGCAAATCAATTTGGTCGGAGTGCTGAGCAGTTAGGTCACCATCTCACATTAACGAAGATACCT GAAGCAGGAGAACTTGATAGTGGGAAAGAATCTCCTGAAGAGGTTGCTGCAAATTTCACATGTGCAATGTTTGAAACACCACAAGATGTTCTTAGGGGTGCCAGACACATG GCAGCAGTTGAGATTGGGTGTGAGCCTATTGTAAGAAAGCATATCCGGAGCATCTTCATGAACAAAGCTGTGGTCTCAACATGCCCTACACCTGAAGGCAATTTGATCATAGATCCCTATCATCAACTATCAGGTGTTAAATGGCTGCGTGACAAGCCATTAAACAAGTTTGTTGATGCACAATGGCTTCTTATTCAGAAAGCAGAGGAAGAAAAGCTCCTCAAAGTTACGATAAAACTGCCAGAAAGTGCAAAGAAAGAGCTCATGTCTGAGGCTCGTGAAAATTACTTAAGTGACTGTGTCAGCAAATCTGCACAATTATGGGATGAGCAACGGAAGATGATACTGGATGATGCATTCTTCAATTTCCTTCTTCCATCAATGGAAAAAGAAGCTCGATCTCTGTTGACAGCGAaagccaaaatttggcttaATATGGAATATGGGAAGCAATTGTGGGACAAGGTCTCTGTGGCTCcttggaagaaaaaggatgCGGACAAGAAGGATTCTGACATTGATCTGGATGATGAATCGGAGTTGAGGGTTATGGCCTGTTGCTGGGGTCCTGGGAAGCCAGCAACCACTTTTGTAATGTTAGACGCATCTGGAGAATTGGTTGATGTTCTATATGCGGGTTCTATCAGTGTTAGATCTCAAGGTGTTGCCGAGCAGCAACGGAAGAAGAATGACCAGCAGCGAGTTTTGAAGTTTATGACTGATCATCAGCCTCATGTCGTATGTGTAGGAGCATCAAACTATAATTGCAGGCAACTCAAGGATGACATTtatgag gttatttttaaaatcgtGGAAGATCATCCAAGAGATGTGAACCCACAAATGGAGAACTTTAGCATTGTTTATGGCGACGAGTCTGTGCCTCGTTTGTACGAGAACTCACGGATATCTTCAGATCAACTACCTGGCCAGTCAG gtaTTGTGAAACGGGCTGTGGCACTTGGTCGGTACCTGCAGAATCCATTGGCTATGGTTGCAACACTCTGTGGACCTGGAAAAGAGATACTTTCATGGAAACTGCACCCCCTTGAACAGTTCCTTACTCCTGATGAGAaatatgaagttgttgagcaaGTTATGGTTGATGCAACAAATCAAATAGGCTTCGATGTTAATCTTGCTGCTAGCCATGAGTGGCATTTTTCAACTCTACAATTTGTTGCTGGTTTGGGGCCACGTAAAGCTTCAGCTTTACAGAAAGAATTGCTACGTGAAGGATCCATTTTTAGTCGCAAAGATCTTGTAAAACCTCTGGGCAGGAAAGTATTCATGAATGCATCTGGCTTTTTACGTGTTCGCCGTAGTGGTGGAGCTGCAGCTAGTGCTCAAATCATTGATCTACTTGAGGATACAAGGATACATCCTGAGTCATATGCATTAGCGAAAACTTTGGCAAAGGATGTCTATGCTGAGGAAGCACCACATGAAGCAAATGAGATGGATGATGATGAACAAGAGATGGCAATTGAGCATGTAAGAGAAAATCCACGTATGCTGGAATCGCTCGACATTCGTGAGTACATGAAGAGTATGCCAGAAGAGTTCCATAAAGAGGAAACACTGAAAGATATAAAGTTGGAACTGCGGTGCGGTTTTTCTGATTGGAGGACCCCCTATGCAGAACCAACTCCAGATGAGGAATTCTGGATGCTTTCTGGGGAAACTGAGGACACCATATCAGATGGAAGGATTGTTCAAGTCACTGTTCGTAGTATACAAGATAACCGAATCATTTGCACCTTCGACTCTGGTCTGAAAGCCATAGTTATGGCTGACAACTATTCTGATGAGGGCTTTGATCTAGAAACGCTGCAGTTACATGAAGGTGATGTATTAACGGGCAAAATTAAGAATGTGAATAAAAACAGGTTCATGGTTTACTTAACATGCAAGGCCAGTGAAATGAGGAGAAGACCATTTTCCAGAGGTAACCATGATCCATACTATCATGAACAAGACATGAGTTCTCAGAATGAACAAGATAAGATTCGGAAACAAAAAGAACTGGCAAAGAAACATTTCAAGCCCCGAATGATTGTCCATCCTCACTTTCAGAACTTGACAGCCGAAGAAGCTATGCAG TTCTTATCTGACAAAGAACCTGGTGAGAAGGTCATTCGGCCTAGTTCTAGGGGGCCGTCATTTCTGACACTTActctgaaaatttttgatgGCGTCTTTGCGCACAAGGAGATAACTGAAGGTGGGAAGGATCATAAAGATATTACAAGCTTGCTTCGGCTTGGAAAAACATTGACAATTGATAATGAAACTTTTGAAGATCTTGATGAG GTTATAGATAGGTACGTGGATCCTTTGGTAGGGCACCTGAAGAGCATGCTCTCGTACCGCAAATTCAGGAAGGGTTTAAAAAGTGAGGTTGATGATTTGTTAAGGGCAGAGAAAGCAGAGAATCCTATGAGAATAGTGTATTGTTTTGGCATATCTCATGAGCATCCAGGCACATTTATTTTGTCTTACATTAGGAGTACAAATCCACATCATGAGTATGTTGGGCTATACCCAAAGGGCTATAGATTTCGGAAGAGGGACTTTGACAATATTGATCGTCTAGTGTCCTATTTCCAGAAGCATATTGACAAACCACCACCTGATTCTGGTCCATCAATGCGAAATGTTGCTGCAATGGTACCTATGAAAAGTTCAGGTTGGGGTTCTGGTGGTGGAGCTGGAGATGGTAACGACAGGGATAGACCTTTCTCTGGAAGATCAG CAGGAGGCAGGTTTGATTCAAGGAACAACTCTGGTGGTCGTGGACGTGGTCGTGGTGGTCGTGGTCGAGGCAACTTTGGCGGTGATGATGGTGGTGGAGGTTGGAGCagcgacggtggcggtggcggcaacaGTGGGGGATGGACTGATAACATTGGGAGTGGCGGAGGTGGATGGGGCTCAGGTGGCACAGGTGGTGGTTCCTCatggggaggcggtggcggcggggatgGAGGATCTGGAGGTGGGGATGCTGCTGGGTGGGGTGGTGACAACAACCGTGATAGTGGCGGCGGTGCAGGCTGGGGAACACCTGCCGGTGGCTCCAACGACGCATCAGGATGGGGCGGTGGTAAAAAGACTGTCCCAGCGCCGGACGGTGGAAGCGGGTGGGGAtcttccggcggcggcggtggctgggCTGCATGA